Proteins encoded within one genomic window of Formosa agariphila KMM 3901:
- a CDS encoding PorP/SprF family type IX secretion system membrane protein — protein sequence MNKTTIISKKSNISVLVLLLGVLFIAPSMEAQQNSEYTQYMYNTIAINPAYAGSRESLSMLGIYRNQWVGLDGAPETLNFSAHSSVGVKGVGVGLGFTSDKLGPSEESILSADFSYTIRVGYDLKLALGVKGGISLWNLDPTKLNIYDPNDVSLNQANYSSPIIGAGVYLYSDKWYVGLSSPNFIETTHYDDIQASTFTEKAHFYLIGGYIYEANPRLKLKPAFLVKSVMGAPLAVDLSLNALINEGLTLGLSYRLDAAVSVLAGFQVSRSIMIGYAYDYDTTELGNYNDGSHEILLRFELGTRRRGIVNPRFF from the coding sequence ATGAATAAAACTACAATTATATCAAAGAAATCAAATATATCTGTTTTGGTGTTATTATTGGGGGTGCTTTTTATAGCGCCGTCCATGGAAGCACAACAAAATTCAGAATATACACAATACATGTATAATACAATAGCTATTAACCCTGCATATGCAGGATCTAGAGAATCGCTTAGTATGTTAGGTATTTATAGAAACCAATGGGTTGGTCTAGATGGCGCTCCAGAAACTTTAAATTTCTCAGCACATTCTTCTGTAGGAGTTAAAGGTGTTGGAGTAGGGTTAGGATTTACAAGCGATAAATTAGGTCCTTCCGAAGAAAGTATACTTTCAGCAGATTTCTCTTATACCATTAGAGTGGGATACGATTTAAAATTGGCCTTAGGTGTAAAGGGAGGGATTTCTCTATGGAATTTAGATCCTACTAAATTAAATATTTACGACCCAAATGATGTTTCTTTAAATCAGGCAAACTATAGCTCACCAATTATTGGAGCAGGAGTGTATTTGTATTCTGATAAATGGTATGTCGGATTGTCGTCTCCAAATTTTATAGAAACAACACATTATGACGATATACAAGCGTCTACGTTTACAGAAAAAGCGCATTTTTATTTAATTGGTGGGTATATATATGAAGCAAATCCGAGATTAAAATTAAAACCGGCATTTTTAGTGAAATCTGTTATGGGAGCTCCATTAGCGGTAGATTTATCTCTAAATGCACTTATAAACGAGGGTTTAACTCTTGGTCTTTCTTACAGATTAGATGCTGCGGTAAGTGTTTTAGCAGGCTTCCAAGTCTCTAGATCTATTATGATTGGATACGCATACGATTATGATACAACCGAGTTAGGAAACTATAACGATGGATCTCATGAGATACTTTTAAGATTTGAATTAGGTACTAGAAGAAGAGGAATAGTAAACCCAAGATTCTTTTAA
- a CDS encoding gliding motility-associated C-terminal domain-containing protein: MIILFLNVGLYAQTSNNGILSVSENTQFSIVERFDNLSLGEFYNDGETFIYNDFSNDGVLDFYENTGITKFIGSDIQNISGTQVSYLYNVLFNNNSSADPFHISGEINISGVSDFNQGIVDNDNFGGEITFNNGSSHINTSDLSHVDGFVNKFGDEDFIFPIGDGGYYRLAGTSVATDSDVFFTAKYFFENSDALYSHDSKSEDIQDINNQEYWTIEKANVATENGLVTLSWRTVTTPSSFVDAAQDNALTIVRWDSASNTWVDEGGAINLDDQTITTGVTNYGIFTLGRLNSDAEMPCALEIYNYVSPNGDGKNDFFFIDKTSDECARNLTVQVFNRWGVKVYETTNYGENGNVFDGHSSGRLTVKDSDKLPASTYYYILKYEYGSTTDSQLHKQAGFLYLSDN; the protein is encoded by the coding sequence ATGATAATACTTTTTTTAAATGTGGGCTTGTATGCACAGACCTCAAATAATGGAATATTGTCAGTAAGTGAAAACACACAGTTTTCTATAGTAGAACGCTTTGATAATTTATCGTTAGGTGAATTTTATAACGATGGTGAAACCTTTATATATAATGATTTTAGTAACGATGGTGTCTTAGATTTTTATGAAAACACAGGAATTACAAAGTTTATAGGTTCAGATATTCAAAACATTAGCGGGACTCAGGTTAGTTACTTATATAATGTGCTTTTTAATAATAATAGTAGTGCAGATCCCTTTCATATATCAGGCGAGATAAACATAAGTGGTGTATCAGATTTTAATCAAGGCATAGTCGATAATGATAATTTTGGAGGAGAAATTACATTTAACAATGGTAGTAGCCATATAAATACGTCAGACCTAAGTCATGTAGATGGATTTGTAAATAAATTTGGAGATGAAGATTTTATATTTCCTATTGGAGATGGCGGGTATTATCGTTTAGCAGGAACCTCTGTAGCAACAGATTCTGATGTCTTTTTTACAGCAAAGTATTTTTTCGAAAATTCGGATGCCCTTTACTCTCATGATTCTAAATCAGAAGACATTCAAGACATCAATAATCAGGAATATTGGACTATTGAAAAAGCGAATGTGGCTACCGAAAACGGGTTGGTAACCTTGTCTTGGCGAACAGTTACTACACCAAGTTCTTTTGTGGACGCAGCACAAGATAATGCGTTAACAATTGTAAGGTGGGATAGCGCTAGTAACACTTGGGTAGATGAAGGTGGTGCTATTAATTTAGACGACCAAACTATTACAACAGGAGTAACTAATTATGGCATTTTTACATTAGGCCGTTTAAATTCAGATGCCGAAATGCCTTGTGCGCTAGAAATATATAATTACGTATCTCCAAACGGAGATGGTAAAAACGATTTTTTCTTTATTGATAAAACAAGTGACGAATGTGCAAGAAACCTAACCGTTCAAGTGTTTAATCGCTGGGGTGTTAAGGTTTATGAAACGACTAATTACGGAGAAAACGGGAATGTTTTCGATGGTCATTCCTCTGGTCGTTTAACAGTAAAGGATTCAGACAAGCTACCTGCTAGTACCTATTATTATATTTTGAAATATGAATATGGTAGTACTACAGATAGTCAGTTGCATAAACAAGCAGGTTTTTTATACTTAAGCGATAACTAA
- a CDS encoding OmpA family protein: MKKITFLYSVLWFCLTLAVVIPANGQEKKLIQASQNYDQLDYVNAQKIYLSVAQNGYKSEELYTKLANSYYFNAQYDQAVKWYDELFLMVEKPKENIIYLRYSQALKAIGQKDKAMEFYNLFVSDSQYNETSLLAEDYLNLITQNSGRYDLNPIRDLYDKNKISFGHEKIGDTLFFASTKDSKAILKKKSAWDGLSFLSLYEVELDSLNQVVGNPKMLKGKLNGKFHESSPVFTPDNKTMFLTRSNINIDDATGEYKLKIYKSVKLNDKWQEAEELSFNHDDFSTAHPALNSDGTKLYFSSDRPGGYGSSDIYVSTINKQGAVGEPVNLGPEINTAGKETFPFVTTLNELYFSSDGHFGLGGLDIFYVKIVDDHYGNLLNIGEPLNSNADDFAFGIDLHNNRGFISSNRSTKEGEFVYDNIYTFKEKAPIKDVFYSDISGYVTDRQSKRPIEGARISLRNADGETLQEVETNALGFYEIETKKFQSYFIKSEKDRYDTDERLIQTEVDHQEINFQLQQNIVDLTPGMNLAEVLNIPIIYFDYDKSNIREDAEVELQKILITLNEYPALKLEIRSHTDSRGSDAYNMKLSSSRAQSTLDYLVINGIDKNRLTAKGFGESRLVNKCSNGVECTESEHEDNRRSEFIIID; this comes from the coding sequence ATGAAAAAAATTACATTCTTATATAGTGTCCTCTGGTTTTGTTTAACGCTAGCAGTGGTAATACCTGCCAACGGACAAGAAAAAAAATTAATTCAAGCCAGTCAGAATTATGATCAATTAGATTACGTAAATGCTCAAAAAATATATTTGTCTGTTGCACAGAATGGTTATAAATCGGAAGAATTATATACAAAATTAGCAAATAGCTATTATTTTAATGCGCAGTACGATCAAGCAGTAAAATGGTATGATGAGTTATTTCTTATGGTTGAAAAGCCTAAAGAAAACATCATATATTTAAGATATTCTCAAGCATTAAAAGCTATTGGACAAAAAGACAAAGCAATGGAGTTTTACAATCTTTTTGTTTCCGATAGTCAGTATAATGAAACCTCATTATTGGCAGAAGATTATTTAAACCTAATTACACAAAATTCAGGTAGGTATGATTTAAATCCGATTCGTGATCTATACGACAAGAATAAAATTTCATTTGGTCATGAAAAAATTGGAGACACGTTATTTTTTGCTTCAACTAAAGACTCCAAAGCTATATTAAAGAAAAAAAGTGCTTGGGATGGACTTAGCTTTTTGTCACTTTACGAAGTCGAGTTAGATTCTTTAAACCAGGTTGTAGGTAACCCTAAAATGTTAAAAGGGAAGTTAAATGGAAAGTTTCATGAATCTTCTCCAGTGTTTACACCTGATAATAAAACTATGTTTCTTACAAGAAGTAACATTAATATAGACGACGCTACAGGCGAATATAAATTAAAGATATATAAGTCTGTGAAATTAAATGATAAGTGGCAGGAAGCTGAAGAATTATCGTTTAATCACGATGATTTTTCAACAGCACACCCAGCCCTAAATTCAGATGGCACTAAACTCTATTTTTCATCAGATCGTCCGGGTGGTTATGGGAGTTCAGATATTTATGTATCAACTATAAATAAGCAAGGAGCTGTTGGCGAACCTGTAAATCTTGGTCCGGAGATAAATACGGCAGGAAAGGAAACTTTTCCTTTCGTAACCACGCTTAATGAACTTTATTTCTCATCAGATGGTCATTTTGGATTAGGTGGATTGGATATCTTTTATGTAAAAATTGTTGACGACCATTACGGGAATCTATTAAACATTGGTGAGCCTTTAAATTCTAATGCAGATGACTTTGCTTTCGGAATAGATTTACACAACAATAGAGGGTTTATAAGTTCTAATCGTTCTACTAAAGAAGGAGAATTTGTATATGATAATATTTATACATTTAAAGAAAAAGCGCCAATAAAAGATGTTTTTTATTCTGATATAAGCGGATATGTTACAGATAGACAATCCAAAAGACCTATTGAAGGCGCAAGAATAAGTTTAAGAAATGCTGATGGCGAAACACTTCAGGAGGTCGAGACTAATGCACTTGGATTTTATGAAATTGAGACTAAAAAATTTCAATCTTATTTCATTAAATCAGAAAAAGATAGATATGATACCGATGAACGTCTTATTCAAACAGAAGTAGATCATCAGGAGATTAATTTTCAGTTACAACAGAATATTGTAGATCTTACTCCAGGTATGAATCTAGCAGAAGTATTAAATATTCCAATAATTTATTTTGATTATGATAAGTCTAATATTCGTGAAGATGCTGAAGTTGAATTGCAAAAAATATTAATAACATTAAATGAGTATCCTGCTTTAAAGCTAGAAATACGATCTCATACAGACAGTCGTGGTAGTGATGCATATAATATGAAGTTGTCTTCTAGTCGTGCACAATCTACTTTAGATTATTTAGTAATTAATGGTATAGATAAAAATAGGTTAACAGCTAAAGGTTTTGGTGAATCTCGCTTAGTAAATAAATGTTCTAATGGCGTAGAGTGCACAGAATCGGAACACGAAGATAATAGACGAAGTGAATTTATAATAATAGATTAA
- a CDS encoding endonuclease/exonuclease/phosphatase family protein: protein MLILFYILSAVFILVSVLPLIPHQHWVFRVWEFGRIQLLVLQSLMLILGLICIADKTALTWITLLALVAVSIHNLIILIPYTPIYGRKSEAGVAQDSQIISILSVNVYQFNEKYDELIQLVLDVKPDIFLTMESNQAWEDALTEIESLYPNQQKVALENTYGMHLYTKLDVESLKVHYFISDDLPSIEACLYTEDGVKFTFFGVHPPPPSPSEEDTSRERDGELLALGKRVLATESPVIVVGDFNNVAWAKSSILFRKTSQLLDPRIGRGFVSTFHAKYRLLRFPIDLCFHSPNIFIQDFKTLGNIGSDHLPLFCNFFINEKEHMKEDEVETLNTDEEEEVEEMIEDGNEEDGDRPAVASE from the coding sequence ATGCTAATCCTTTTTTACATCTTATCGGCAGTATTTATTTTAGTCTCTGTATTGCCATTAATTCCGCATCAGCATTGGGTGTTTCGCGTCTGGGAGTTTGGACGAATTCAACTGCTAGTGCTTCAGTCGCTTATGCTAATATTAGGGTTAATATGCATTGCCGATAAAACAGCGCTAACTTGGATAACTTTACTAGCTCTAGTTGCTGTGTCCATTCATAACCTCATAATTTTAATTCCATACACACCCATTTACGGCAGAAAGAGTGAAGCTGGCGTTGCTCAGGATTCACAAATCATATCTATTCTATCGGTAAATGTGTATCAGTTTAACGAGAAGTACGACGAGTTAATACAATTGGTTTTAGATGTTAAACCCGATATTTTTTTGACAATGGAATCGAACCAAGCTTGGGAAGATGCTTTAACCGAAATTGAATCGTTGTATCCAAATCAGCAAAAAGTGGCTTTAGAGAATACCTATGGGATGCATTTGTATACTAAACTCGATGTTGAATCTTTAAAGGTGCATTATTTTATTTCAGACGATTTGCCAAGTATAGAGGCGTGTCTATATACCGAAGATGGTGTGAAATTCACCTTTTTCGGCGTGCATCCGCCGCCGCCAAGTCCTAGTGAAGAAGATACGTCTAGAGAGCGCGATGGCGAATTGTTAGCTTTAGGAAAACGTGTTTTAGCTACCGAAAGCCCTGTTATTGTGGTTGGAGATTTTAACAATGTGGCATGGGCAAAATCTTCGATATTGTTTAGAAAAACTTCACAATTACTAGATCCTAGAATCGGTCGTGGATTTGTATCTACATTCCATGCAAAATATAGATTACTCAGATTTCCTATTGATTTATGTTTTCACTCGCCAAACATTTTTATTCAAGATTTTAAAACCTTAGGTAATATTGGGAGTGATCATTTACCACTCTTTTGTAATTTCTTTATCAATGAAAAAGAACATATGAAAGAAGATGAAGTTGAAACTTTAAATACAGATGAAGAAGAGGAAGTAGAAGAGATGATTGAAGATGGGAATGAAGAGGATGGAGATCGTCCTGCTGTCGCTTCAGAGTAA
- a CDS encoding beta strand repeat-containing protein: RYLREFDGTDGNNGTNGADGAAGADGVGIDSTTDNGDGTFTISYTDGTSFTTPDFTGPQGAQGIAGTDGANGADGATGADGVGIDSTTDNGDGTFTISYTDGTSFTTPDFTGPQGAQGIAGTDGTNGTNGAAGADGVGIDSTTDNGDGTFTISYTDGTSFTTPDFTGPQGAQGIAGTDGTNGTNGAAGADGVGIDSTTDNGDGTFTILYTDGTSFTTPDFTGPQGAQGIAGTDGTDGTNGADGAAGADGVGIDSTTNNGDGTFTISYTDGTSFTTPDFTGPQGAQGIQGLAGPAGPQGPAGTDGVVNPEDLTAGDTSITVTNGTGATLVDANVKVTDGGITTIKLADGAVATAKIEDGAVTAPKLSAGAGDNGRVGVADDLGAITYQNIDDLIDEPWRNTDDTPATDSSTNINYMGGDIGIGTNDPTERLDIGTGNLRVRDINTLAGVSTDKIVVADTDGVLKTVDNIAPKFFYMPAVIFETTTTGAGLSRNLYEDYNKQFTGQQFDVAHGATGSSMTYKGGLVGSTGAPTAMDVYADTELYYYISYYDQSVFANVSISDSGVLTYDIISSATPTAYMNIIFVIK, from the coding sequence AAGGTATTTGCGGGAATTTGATGGAACTGATGGAAATAATGGAACTAATGGAGCAGACGGAGCAGCTGGAGCTGACGGCGTTGGAATAGATTCTACGACCGATAACGGCGATGGTACATTCACCATTTCATATACAGATGGAACCTCATTTACGACTCCAGATTTCACAGGTCCACAAGGTGCTCAAGGTATTGCCGGAACTGATGGAGCTAATGGAGCAGACGGAGCAACTGGAGCTGACGGCGTTGGAATAGATTCTACGACCGATAACGGCGATGGTACATTCACCATTTCATATACAGATGGAACCTCATTTACAACTCCAGATTTCACAGGTCCACAAGGTGCTCAAGGTATTGCCGGAACTGATGGAACTAATGGAACTAATGGAGCAGCTGGAGCTGACGGCGTTGGAATAGATTCTACGACCGATAACGGCGATGGTACATTCACCATTTCATATACAGATGGAACCTCATTTACGACTCCAGATTTCACAGGTCCACAAGGTGCTCAAGGTATTGCCGGAACTGATGGAACTAATGGAACTAATGGAGCAGCTGGAGCTGACGGCGTTGGAATAGATTCTACGACCGATAACGGCGATGGTACATTCACCATTTTATATACAGATGGAACCTCTTTTACGACTCCAGATTTCACAGGTCCACAAGGCGCTCAAGGTATTGCCGGAACTGATGGAACTGATGGAACTAATGGAGCAGACGGAGCAGCTGGAGCTGATGGAGTTGGAATAGATTCTACGACCAATAACGGCGATGGTACATTTACCATTTCATATACAGATGGAACCTCATTTACGACTCCAGATTTCACAGGTCCACAAGGCGCTCAAGGAATTCAAGGACTTGCCGGTCCGGCAGGACCTCAAGGGCCAGCAGGAACGGACGGAGTTGTGAATCCTGAAGATTTAACTGCAGGTGATACATCCATTACAGTTACAAATGGAACAGGAGCTACATTAGTTGATGCTAATGTAAAGGTAACAGACGGTGGAATTACTACAATAAAATTAGCAGACGGCGCTGTTGCAACAGCTAAAATTGAAGATGGAGCTGTTACTGCTCCAAAATTATCTGCAGGTGCAGGGGATAATGGACGTGTAGGGGTAGCTGATGATCTAGGAGCTATAACATACCAAAATATTGATGATTTAATTGATGAGCCTTGGAGAAACACAGATGATACTCCTGCAACGGATAGCTCAACAAATATTAACTATATGGGGGGTGATATAGGTATAGGTACTAATGACCCAACAGAACGTTTAGATATAGGTACGGGTAATTTACGTGTTCGTGATATTAATACATTAGCAGGGGTTTCTACAGATAAAATTGTAGTGGCAGATACAGATGGAGTCTTGAAAACAGTTGACAATATCGCACCTAAGTTTTTCTACATGCCAGCAGTAATATTTGAAACCACTACAACAGGTGCAGGATTGTCACGTAATCTATACGAAGATTATAACAAGCAGTTTACTGGACAACAATTTGATGTAGCTCATGGTGCTACTGGATCTTCTATGACTTATAAAGGTGGTTTAGTAGGTAGTACAGGCGCACCTACTGCAATGGACGTTTACGCAGACACCGAGTTATACTATTACATATCGTATTACGATCAATCTGTTTTTGCAAATGTGTCTATTAGTGATTCAGGAGTATTGACTTATGATATTATAAGTAGTGCAACACCAACAGCGTATATGAATATCATATTTGTAATTAAATAA